In one window of Henckelia pumila isolate YLH828 chromosome 1, ASM3356847v2, whole genome shotgun sequence DNA:
- the LOC140876377 gene encoding thaumatin-like protein: MSSFKHTPLFISFLIITLFFDYTNATTFYVRNNCPFTVWAAAVPGGNRELRYGERWVLDVERTRGQIWARTGCTFNETGQGKCQTGDCNGQLECQDFGTAPFTAARYALDRFNNLDFFDVSLIEGYNVGMDFRPITGYCRHSARCKADIIKEYCPKELQAPGGCRDACSTLKEKDYYCCTPAYCEPTVYSKFFKEKCPQAYSYVKDDETSMFSCSAGTKYRVIFCP; encoded by the exons ATGAGCTCCTTCAAGCACACACCGCTCTTCATTTCCTTCTTGATAATTACTCTTTTCTTTGACTACACCAACGCAACCACATTTTACGTCCGAAACAACTGTCCGTTCACAGTCTGGGCCGCAGCTGTACCTGGCGGCAACCGAGAGCTCCGGTATGGCGAGAGATGGGTCCTAGACGTGGAACGTACCAGAGGCCAAATTTGGGCTCGAACCGGTTGCACATTCAACGAAACCGGCCAAG GTAAATGCCAGACCGGAGATTGCAATGGGCAACTAGAGTGTCAAGACTTCGGAACCGCCCCATTCACCGCCGCTAGATACGCATTGGACCGATTCAACAACCTCGATTTCTTTGACGTGTCTCTTATCGAGGGATATAATGTAGGAATGGACTTCCGTCCGATTACAGGGTACTGTCGCCACTCTGCCAGGTGCAAGGCGGATATCATTAAAGAGTACTGCCCCAAGGAGCTGCAAGCACCGGGCGGGTGCCGCGACGCGTGCTCGACTTTAAAGGAAAAAGATTACTACTGTTGCACGCCGGCGTATTGTGAGCCGACGGTTTACTCCAAGTTTTTCAAGGAAAAGTGCCCCCAAGCTTACAGTTATGTTAAGGACGATGAAACGAGCATGTTTTCTTGCTCCGCGGGTACCAAATACAGAGTCATTTTTTGCCCATAG